The Candidatus Denitrolinea symbiosum DNA window CTCGACGATCACGATCGGCGCGTCGGCTGGACCCGTGCTGGGGAAACCGTCCGTCGCAACATCATAGCGGACGTAGCGCGGGGCTTGCGTAGCCGCAGGGATTTGCGCGGCGGATGGGTTATTCGCGGCGGCGCGCGCGGAAATGGGGGAACGCCCCCACATGAAGTAGCCTGTCAGGATTCCAACCGCAAATGCAATCACCACCAGGATCGAATAAAAGTGGGTGCGTTTAAAGGTGATGGTGTCCTCGGAGTTGGTATCAATCTCGCTATCAGATGTTTCCATGTTTACCTTTCCATTAAATTGTTTTATGCGCGTTGCAGGGTATGTCCGCTCAAATAGCCGAGATAGGCGGGAACGAGCGGAAGCACGCACGGCGAGAGGAACGAGAGCAGACCTGCTATGATCGCGGTGAAGTATGTCGGCGCGGCCGCGTACGTGGCAAAGGACTCGATGAAGTAGCCGTTCTTGAACGCCCAGATCGCGATCAGGCTCATCGTGTTTGTCAGCAACAACACACCGATCGCGATGATGAACAGACCGCTGGCAATTCGGAAATATTTCTGATACGGCCTCATGCGCTTGATCCAGCCCGAAGCGCGTTCCAATCCAAGCGCCATGGCAAGGAACGGAATCCCCAATCCAAGCGAATATCCCGACGCCAGCCACATGGCCTGACCGACGGTCTGCTGGCTCAATCCCATCGTCAGGATCGCGCCGAGCGTCGCGCCGATGCAGGGGCTCCAGCCCGCGGCGAAGAAAACGCCCATCAGCGCCGACCCGCCATATGTCCCGCGTTGACCCGAGTATTGAGTCCGCGTGTCCGCGTAAAACCAGGGCAGTCGAATTACTTCGAGAGTCGCCAGTCCGAACATGATGACAACGATCCCGCCGAGTTGGGCAATCTCTCGTTTATATGTCCCAAACACCTGCCCGACCAACGTCACCGAACCGCCCCAGCCGACGATGAATACAAGCGAGAATCCCGCCACAAAGAGGAATGCGTGCATGAAAATTTTCCAGCGTTCGTTCGGAGAGACCAGCGGAGCAGTTGCTTCCTTTGCCATGCGTTCACCTTCGTTTCAGGATGCGGCAATGATAAGCCACATCCCGCCCCTGATTGAGCGCAGGATGGCGGGATGTGGAATAGGCAAAATGGCTTATGACGTTTCTCGCTTCACACTTTGACCTTGAGCCTGCTTCCCCTCCCCGAAGTGGATTCCACCTCCAGCCGCGCGCCGATCAACTCGGCGCGTTCGCGGATTCCCAGCAGGCCAAAGTGACCGCCCGCAGCAAAGTCGGTGGGAGATTTCGGCATGTCGAATCCAATGCCGTTGTCGCTCACTTCCAATTCGATCCCCTGCTTTTCAAACGAGATATGCACATCTGCGCGCCTGGCTTGTGAATGACGCACAACGTTGCTCAAGGCTTCCTGCGCCATACGGTAGAGAGTAAGTTCCACTTCATGCGAGAGGCGTTGCTCTTCGCCCGATTTTTGGAATTCAATTTGGATTCCGCTGTTCTGACTGGTCTCGCGCGCCAGCATTTCCAACGCGGTAACGAGGCCGAGGTCTTCCAGATAAATGGGACGCAGGGCGCGCGTCATGCGACGCAGATTCTCGATGGTCTGCTCGGACAGCGATTCCAACTCGGCCAGCGTTTTCCGCGAAGGCTGGTCTTTGACCGATTTCTGCGCCAACTGTACGCGTTGTTTCAGAGCGATCACCGACTGGATCGTATCATCGTGCAGGTCGCGCGCCAGGCGCAGGCGTTCCTCCTCCTGCGCCGAGGTGATCGCGCCGATGTAGTCGCGCAGTCCCTCCTGCGCGGCCTGCACCTTGCGCGACATCTCGGTCAATTCATGTTGAAGGTGTTGCACTTCGGAGATCCCGCCGACGGATTCTTTGATGGCATCGAAATCACCCCAGGCCAATGCGGCGGCTTTGGTCTCGAGTTTTTGCAACGGTTGGACAATTTGATTCGCGCCAAACCACAATGCGATCAATGCAAGGATGAAAGCGGGGACAAGCACAAGCGGCGCCATCTGCGTCAATTGCAGGGATGGGCTGACCACCATTTCCCATTCCTCCTCCGTGATCAATGCCCAGCCTGCCGTTTCGATGGGACTGTAGGCAACCACGTGTTCCGTGGATTCTTTTTTTACATACAGGACTCCGCTTTTCCCAGACAACGCCTCCGCCACGCCAGGATGATCGGGCTCCAAACTGTCTTGCGCGAGAGCGCCGCTCACAAAAAGCAATCGGCGGGAACCATCCAGCAGGTAGATGGTCACATGACTGCCCGATGGGTAGGTGGTGGAGAGGGTCTCGGCGGCAAGGGTTTCGGGAGCGAATGCGCCTGCCACAATGGCATCGCGCGAAGTGGAATAGGCGGAGATGATGACGAAGAGTCGCTGTGAGTTGGGGTCGAGGATCGGGGCGGAGAAAACAGGTTCGCGGTCAAGGGCGGAGGCGAGGATAATTCCCTGCCCGTTTTGAGAAATCCATCCCCAGAATTGTTCGTTGCCCGTATTGGCAAGAAGGCGTCTATCGGAATCGAGGAAGGCGATTCCCCCGTTGAAGTCTTTGGCAAGGTCATTTGTAGTGGCGAAGATTTTTTCAAAGGACAAGTCTTCAGACGCCAGGACTGACATACTGGTAATGGTCGCCATGCGGTGGTGCAACTCGGATTGGAGCGCGGCGGCGGAGGATTGCACGGCGCGTTCGTCGCGCTCGCCGACCAGGGCGCGCATATCCTGCTGGTGCATGTTGACACCGCCAAATGCGATCAGCAACAGCAAAAGCGTAAGCGGCAGGACGGTGACTGCAAACAGTTGCGTGAGGCCGCGCCAGCCTGGGAGAATACGTCTCATTCTTCTTCGAGAATCTTGCCAGTGCTTTGCGAGATCAACCCCAATGAGACTCCGCGCATGACGGCCTCGGTGCGGCTGGCCGCTTGTAGTTTGGCGAAAATGTGCGCGAGATGTCCCTGCACGGTGCGGTCGCTGATGGTCAACTGGACGCCGATGGCCTTGTTGGTGAATCCCTTCGCGGCCAGGCGCAGAACGTCAAGTTCGCGGTCGGTGAGCGGCTCGACGGGAGTCTTGTCAGTGCGCTTGAACAGGTTGGACATCAGTTTTTGCGTCACAGCGGGGTCGAGCGCGGATTTGCCCTCGAAAACTTCATGCACAGCCTGGATCAATTCTTCGGTCTTCGCGGTCTTGAGGACGTACCCGTTCGCGCCCGCCTGCAAGACAGCCATAACGTAGGGTTCATCGTCATAAGCGGTGAGAATCAGCACACCCACTTCGGGCAGGTGCGAACGCACCCAGCGCGTGACTTCGATCCCGCTGGCTTTCGGCATTTGGATATCCAGCACGGCCACATCGGGCTTGTGTTTCTCGATGAGCGACTGCGCCTCCTCCCCGTCCCCCGCTTCGGCAATGACGTGGATATCCTGCGCGCTTTCCAGCAGTTGACGAATCCCCGCGCGGACGATGTGGTGGTCATCCGCCAGAAGAACGCGGATTTTGGCTTTTGATTGTTTTGAGGACGGCATATCTTATTTTATCCAATTGCTGATTATAGGCCTGTGTCTGGAAAATATATGGGAAGGCCAGCCAGACGATGGCGAGTCCAGCCAGCAGTCCAGTGATGAAGCGCATGAGGGAGTTGAACGAGCCGAGCGCGTCGCCCGCGTAGAAAGTCGCGGAAAGTGAATTGTTTGTCAGAACGGCCAGCCACGTATTTGTATCACGAAATCCGTTCCCGATACCAGCAAAATCACTGAGCATGTGGGTGCCGCCGTCCAGGGCGATAGGGAGCAGGAGCAAAACAAATCCCCACCACGCCAACGGTTTTATTTTGCGGCGGAACGGCCACCAGAGCGTGGCGAACAGCCAGACGCTGGTGTAGAACGAGATCATGCGATCCGACCAGGCGACCTTCCAGCCCATCGCCTCATTGCCAATGAACTGACGGAGAATCATTGGGTTGATCGTGTCCTGCCAAGCGGACTGAATCTCGGCGAGC harbors:
- a CDS encoding DNA-binding response regulator, NarL/FixJ family, which produces MPSSKQSKAKIRVLLADDHHIVRAGIRQLLESAQDIHVIAEAGDGEEAQSLIEKHKPDVAVLDIQMPKASGIEVTRWVRSHLPEVGVLILTAYDDEPYVMAVLQAGANGYVLKTAKTEELIQAVHEVFEGKSALDPAVTQKLMSNLFKRTDKTPVEPLTDRELDVLRLAAKGFTNKAIGVQLTISDRTVQGHLAHIFAKLQAASRTEAVMRGVSLGLISQSTGKILEEE
- a CDS encoding cytochrome C biogenesis protein CcmH — translated: MAKEATAPLVSPNERWKIFMHAFLFVAGFSLVFIVGWGGSVTLVGQVFGTYKREIAQLGGIVVIMFGLATLEVIRLPWFYADTRTQYSGQRGTYGGSALMGVFFAAGWSPCIGATLGAILTMGLSQQTVGQAMWLASGYSLGLGIPFLAMALGLERASGWIKRMRPYQKYFRIASGLFIIAIGVLLLTNTMSLIAIWAFKNGYFIESFATYAAAPTYFTAIIAGLLSFLSPCVLPLVPAYLGYLSGHTLQRA
- a CDS encoding sensor histidine kinase; translation: MRRILPGWRGLTQLFAVTVLPLTLLLLLIAFGGVNMHQQDMRALVGERDERAVQSSAAALQSELHHRMATITSMSVLASEDLSFEKIFATTNDLAKDFNGGIAFLDSDRRLLANTGNEQFWGWISQNGQGIILASALDREPVFSAPILDPNSQRLFVIISAYSTSRDAIVAGAFAPETLAAETLSTTYPSGSHVTIYLLDGSRRLLFVSGALAQDSLEPDHPGVAEALSGKSGVLYVKKESTEHVVAYSPIETAGWALITEEEWEMVVSPSLQLTQMAPLVLVPAFILALIALWFGANQIVQPLQKLETKAAALAWGDFDAIKESVGGISEVQHLQHELTEMSRKVQAAQEGLRDYIGAITSAQEEERLRLARDLHDDTIQSVIALKQRVQLAQKSVKDQPSRKTLAELESLSEQTIENLRRMTRALRPIYLEDLGLVTALEMLARETSQNSGIQIEFQKSGEEQRLSHEVELTLYRMAQEALSNVVRHSQARRADVHISFEKQGIELEVSDNGIGFDMPKSPTDFAAGGHFGLLGIRERAELIGARLEVESTSGRGSRLKVKV